In Chelonia mydas isolate rCheMyd1 chromosome 18, rCheMyd1.pri.v2, whole genome shotgun sequence, a single genomic region encodes these proteins:
- the ZBTB17 gene encoding zinc finger and BTB domain-containing protein 17 isoform X2, which produces MDFPQHSKQVLEQLNQQRQLGLLCDCTFVVDGIDFKAHKAVLAACSEYFRMLFVDQKDVVHLDISNAAGLGQVLEFMYTAKLSLSPENVEDVLAVAGFLQMQEIVSACNALKSLTVSAEPNSESHKVPEVTGDEKAPEEGKAAAAETFGELNKAEQVPSERQEEEEVTEAAAKPKEKEPEEEGSKETSVRAGAGDAVQEDSPSEVPSSQQPEGTGPNSASPAAKCSSSQSSEQEMEVELEGKEEEEEMTAEEEEEAKISEEEKPRLENGDNPEDNESGGTDSGQENSGEARLLRSGTYSDRTESKAYGSVTHKCEDCGKEFTHTGNFKRHIRIHTGEKPFSCRECNKAFSDPAACKAHEKTHRYGLLPTENNVPVSACSSLQLSPLKPYGCEECGKSYRLISLLNLHKKRHTGEAKYRCDDCGKLFTTSGNLKRHQLVHSGEKPYQCDYCGRSFSDPTSKMRHLETHDTDKEHKCPHCDKKFNQVGNLKAHLKIHIADGPLKCRECGKQFTTSGNLKRHLRIHSGEKPYVCVHCQRQFADPGALQRHVRIHTGEKPCQCLICGKAFTQASSLIAHVRQHTGEKPYVCERCGKRFVQSSQLANHIRHHDNIRPHKCNVCNKAFVNVGDLSKHIIIHTGEKPFLCDKCGRGFNRVDNLRSHVKTVHQGKAGIKILEPEEGDEVNIVTVASDDMVTLATEALAATAVTQLTVVPVTAAVTADETEALKAEITKAVKQVQEADPNTQILYACDSCGEKFLDANSLAQHVRIHTAQALVMFQADTDFYQQYGAATTWQAEQVIQSGELLFRARDGAEVQTTMPEECQNPAE; this is translated from the exons ATGGATTTCCCTCAGCACAGCAAGCAGGTCCTGGAGCAGCTGaaccagcagaggcagctgggcttGCTGTGTGACTGCACCTTCGTGGTGGACGGCATTGACTTCAAGGCCCACAAGGCCGTGCTGGCAGCCTGCAGTGAGTACTTCAGGATGCTGTTTGTGGATCAGAAGGACGTGGTGCATCTTGACATCAGCAATGCAGCAG GCCTTGGTCAGGTACTGGAGTTCATGTACACAGCCAAGCTCAGCCTGAGCCCAGAGAACGTGGAGGATGTGCTAGCAGTTGCCGGTTTTCTCCAGATGCAGGAAATTGTCAGTGCTTGCAATGCTTTGAAGTCTCTCACCGTGTCAGCCGAACCCAATTCAGAAAGCCACAAGGTCCCTGAAGTGACCG GGGACGAAAAAGCACCTGAAGAaggtaaagcagcagcagcagaaacgtTCGGTGAACTCAACAAAGCTGAGCAGGTCCCGTCCGAgagacaagaggaggaggaggtgacgGAGGCTGCAGCAAAGCCAAAGGAGAAAGAGCCTGAGGAGGAGGGCAGCAAGGAGACCAGCGTCAGAGCAG GTGCAGGCGACGCTGTACAGGAGGACTCTCCCTCTGAGGTGCCCAGTAGCCAGCAGCCAGAGGGTACCGGGCCCAACAGTGCCAGCCCGGCTGCAAAGTGCAGCTCCTCCCAGAGTTCAGAGCAAG AAATGGAGGtggagctggaggggaaggaggaagaggaggagatgacagcggaagaagaggaggaagccaAAATCTCAGAAGAAGAGAAACCACGATTGGAAAACGGAGACAACCCCGAGGATAACGAGTCAGGGGGCACAGACTCCGGACAGGAGAACTCCGGGGAAGCCAGGCTGCTGCGATCAGGCACCTACAGCGACAGGACTGAATCGAAAGCCTATGGCTCGGTGACTCACAAGTGTGAG GACTGTGGAAAGGAATTCACGCACACCGGTAACTTCAAGCGGCATATCCGGATCCACACTGGAGAAAAGCCTTTTTCTTGCAGGGAATGTAACAAAGCGTTCTCCGACCCGGCGGCCTGCAAAGCCCACGAGAAGACACACAGGTACGGCTTGCTGCCAACTGAGAACAACGTGCCAGTGAGCGCCTGCTCTTCGCTGCAGCTGAG CCCTCTGAAGCCCTACGGCTGCGAAGAGTGCGGCAAGAGCTACCGGCTCATCAGCCTGCTGAACCTGCACAAGAAGCGGCACACGGGCGAGGCCAAGTACCGGTGTGACGACTGCGGCAAGCTCTTCACCACCTCGGGCAACCTCAAACGGCACCAGCTGGTGCACAGCGGGGAAAAGCCCTACCAGTGTGACTACTGCGGGCGCTCCTTCTCCGATCCCACCTCCAAGATGCGCCACCTGGAGACCCACGACACAGACAAGGAGCACAAGTGTCCTCACTGTGACAAGAAATTCAATCAG GTGGGGAATTTAAAGGCGCACTTGAAGATTCACATCGCGGACGGGCCACTGAAGTGCCGGGAATGCGGCAAGCAGTTCACCACGTCAG GGAACTTGAAGAGACACCTGCGgatccacagtggagagaagccGTACGTGTGTGTGCATTGCCAGAGGCAGTTTGCAGACCCTGGGGCCCTGCAGCGGCACGTtcgcattcacacag GCGAGAAGCCCTGCCAGTGCCTGATCTGTGGCAAGGCCTTCACGCAGGCCAGCTCCCTCATCGCCCACGTGCGCCAGCACACCGGAGAGAAACCCTACGTGTGTGAGCGCTGCGGCAAGAG GTTCGTCCAGTCCAGTCAGCTGGCTAACCACATCCGTCACCACGACAACATCCGACCGCACAAATGCAACGTGTGCAACAAGGCCTTTGTGAATGTGGGCGACCTCTCCAAGCACATCATCATCCACACCG GAGAGAAGCCGTTCCTCTGCGACAAGTGTGGCCGCGGCTTCAACCGCGTGGACAACCTGCGCTCCCACGTGAAAACCGTGCACCAGGGCAAGGCCGGCATCAAGATCCTGGAGCCGGAGGAAGGCGACGAGGTCAACATCGTCACCGTGGCCTCAGATGACATGGTCACCTTGGCCACGGAGGCGCTGGCGGCCACGGCGGTCACGCAGCTGACAG TGGTCCCCGTGACAGCCGCCGTGACGGCAGACGAGACCGAAGCACTTAAGGCAGAGATAACCAAGGCTGTGAAGCAGGTGCAGGAAGCAG ACCCCAACACCCAGATCCTCTACGCCTGCGACTCGTGCGGGGAGAAGTTTCTGGATGCCAACAGCCTGGCCCAGCACGTGCGGATCCACACGGCGCAGGCCCTGGTGATGTTCCAGGCAGACACGGACTTTTACCAGCAGTACGGAGCCGCCACCACGTGGCAGGCTGAGCAGGTGATCCAGTCAGGGGAGCTGCTCTTCCGAGCCCGTGATGGGGCGGAGGTGCAGACCACAATGCCTGAGGAGTGCCAGAACCCTGCAGAGTGA
- the ZBTB17 gene encoding zinc finger and BTB domain-containing protein 17 isoform X6 — translation MAGLGQVLEFMYTAKLSLSPENVEDVLAVAGFLQMQEIVSACNALKSLTVSAEPNSESHKVPEVTGDEKAPEEGKAAAAETFGELNKAEQVPSERQEEEEVTEAAAKPKEKEPEEEGSKETSVRAGAGDAVQEDSPSEVPSSQQPEGTGPNSASPAAKCSSSQSSEQEMEVELEGKEEEEEMTAEEEEEAKISEEEKPRLENGDNPEDNESGGTDSGQENSGEARLLRSGTYSDRTESKAYGSVTHKCEDCGKEFTHTGNFKRHIRIHTGEKPFSCRECNKAFSDPAACKAHEKTHSPLKPYGCEECGKSYRLISLLNLHKKRHTGEAKYRCDDCGKLFTTSGNLKRHQLVHSGEKPYQCDYCGRSFSDPTSKMRHLETHDTDKEHKCPHCDKKFNQVGNLKAHLKIHIADGPLKCRECGKQFTTSGNLKRHLRIHSGEKPYVCVHCQRQFADPGALQRHVRIHTGEKPCQCLICGKAFTQASSLIAHVRQHTGEKPYVCERCGKRFVQSSQLANHIRHHDNIRPHKCNVCNKAFVNVGDLSKHIIIHTGEKPFLCDKCGRGFNRVDNLRSHVKTVHQGKAGIKILEPEEGDEVNIVTVASDDMVTLATEALAATAVTQLTVVPVTAAVTADETEALKAEITKAVKQVQEADPNTQILYACDSCGEKFLDANSLAQHVRIHTAQALVMFQADTDFYQQYGAATTWQAEQVIQSGELLFRARDGAEVQTTMPEECQNPAE, via the exons GCCTTGGTCAGGTACTGGAGTTCATGTACACAGCCAAGCTCAGCCTGAGCCCAGAGAACGTGGAGGATGTGCTAGCAGTTGCCGGTTTTCTCCAGATGCAGGAAATTGTCAGTGCTTGCAATGCTTTGAAGTCTCTCACCGTGTCAGCCGAACCCAATTCAGAAAGCCACAAGGTCCCTGAAGTGACCG GGGACGAAAAAGCACCTGAAGAaggtaaagcagcagcagcagaaacgtTCGGTGAACTCAACAAAGCTGAGCAGGTCCCGTCCGAgagacaagaggaggaggaggtgacgGAGGCTGCAGCAAAGCCAAAGGAGAAAGAGCCTGAGGAGGAGGGCAGCAAGGAGACCAGCGTCAGAGCAG GTGCAGGCGACGCTGTACAGGAGGACTCTCCCTCTGAGGTGCCCAGTAGCCAGCAGCCAGAGGGTACCGGGCCCAACAGTGCCAGCCCGGCTGCAAAGTGCAGCTCCTCCCAGAGTTCAGAGCAAG AAATGGAGGtggagctggaggggaaggaggaagaggaggagatgacagcggaagaagaggaggaagccaAAATCTCAGAAGAAGAGAAACCACGATTGGAAAACGGAGACAACCCCGAGGATAACGAGTCAGGGGGCACAGACTCCGGACAGGAGAACTCCGGGGAAGCCAGGCTGCTGCGATCAGGCACCTACAGCGACAGGACTGAATCGAAAGCCTATGGCTCGGTGACTCACAAGTGTGAG GACTGTGGAAAGGAATTCACGCACACCGGTAACTTCAAGCGGCATATCCGGATCCACACTGGAGAAAAGCCTTTTTCTTGCAGGGAATGTAACAAAGCGTTCTCCGACCCGGCGGCCTGCAAAGCCCACGAGAAGACACACAG CCCTCTGAAGCCCTACGGCTGCGAAGAGTGCGGCAAGAGCTACCGGCTCATCAGCCTGCTGAACCTGCACAAGAAGCGGCACACGGGCGAGGCCAAGTACCGGTGTGACGACTGCGGCAAGCTCTTCACCACCTCGGGCAACCTCAAACGGCACCAGCTGGTGCACAGCGGGGAAAAGCCCTACCAGTGTGACTACTGCGGGCGCTCCTTCTCCGATCCCACCTCCAAGATGCGCCACCTGGAGACCCACGACACAGACAAGGAGCACAAGTGTCCTCACTGTGACAAGAAATTCAATCAG GTGGGGAATTTAAAGGCGCACTTGAAGATTCACATCGCGGACGGGCCACTGAAGTGCCGGGAATGCGGCAAGCAGTTCACCACGTCAG GGAACTTGAAGAGACACCTGCGgatccacagtggagagaagccGTACGTGTGTGTGCATTGCCAGAGGCAGTTTGCAGACCCTGGGGCCCTGCAGCGGCACGTtcgcattcacacag GCGAGAAGCCCTGCCAGTGCCTGATCTGTGGCAAGGCCTTCACGCAGGCCAGCTCCCTCATCGCCCACGTGCGCCAGCACACCGGAGAGAAACCCTACGTGTGTGAGCGCTGCGGCAAGAG GTTCGTCCAGTCCAGTCAGCTGGCTAACCACATCCGTCACCACGACAACATCCGACCGCACAAATGCAACGTGTGCAACAAGGCCTTTGTGAATGTGGGCGACCTCTCCAAGCACATCATCATCCACACCG GAGAGAAGCCGTTCCTCTGCGACAAGTGTGGCCGCGGCTTCAACCGCGTGGACAACCTGCGCTCCCACGTGAAAACCGTGCACCAGGGCAAGGCCGGCATCAAGATCCTGGAGCCGGAGGAAGGCGACGAGGTCAACATCGTCACCGTGGCCTCAGATGACATGGTCACCTTGGCCACGGAGGCGCTGGCGGCCACGGCGGTCACGCAGCTGACAG TGGTCCCCGTGACAGCCGCCGTGACGGCAGACGAGACCGAAGCACTTAAGGCAGAGATAACCAAGGCTGTGAAGCAGGTGCAGGAAGCAG ACCCCAACACCCAGATCCTCTACGCCTGCGACTCGTGCGGGGAGAAGTTTCTGGATGCCAACAGCCTGGCCCAGCACGTGCGGATCCACACGGCGCAGGCCCTGGTGATGTTCCAGGCAGACACGGACTTTTACCAGCAGTACGGAGCCGCCACCACGTGGCAGGCTGAGCAGGTGATCCAGTCAGGGGAGCTGCTCTTCCGAGCCCGTGATGGGGCGGAGGTGCAGACCACAATGCCTGAGGAGTGCCAGAACCCTGCAGAGTGA